Proteins found in one Actinomycetota bacterium genomic segment:
- a CDS encoding SpaA isopeptide-forming pilin-related protein, with product MATRTLTTRALLALVLFCGSAVGLPGTASAATVSTGGAGTSYYDAYYSGSWHDLQTPPHTVDGQVAYCLEQAKDFPLNNSTYGLFDAAALYNFNTYVGLQSILHRGYPYVTPAGLTETQARYATANAIRAWMREAAGVGYVFMDMSTYTQDAATWSRLRPAPGLAGSEQMFRWTIDLVTGARSRVLPARSVSAAAVTLRPNADYTRLVGQTTVSFNDLNGYYTVAAPAGVTVTGYTSYAGDVLTVSVPCTAAWIGRSVSLTLYGYDSRVPANIFYYAPGSSTYQRVVSAQAASFQVSASAAVPVGSGSGALRITKTDVVDGAPLDGAVFELLWNSTVVASGTTDAAGDLTFTGLAPGTWTVREQTAPQGYLLDVTPHSVTVPDGGTAALGLTNERALRPVRVLKTGEDGEPLAGAVYEIREAGGSVVTTLTTDTDGAAESEPLPFGDYELVETVAPLGHVLDPTPYAFSIDRTTPVTLEISRTDARTRGTVRIEKRSDGQDARLLPGAVYEIWRVRDTSPLAAPFDSAEDPADPAATLTTDAQGVARSEPLEYGCYYAVETTAPVGHALNPTRHFFEIREDEAVISLELTDDVLPVNHGGVMLRYRNIWDGTEIAKAWGYNAEIGTEYMPRVRAEGLDKMPIEGFSYVTADYAPYTELVDGKLLVTYWYRQTLSGGWLKVRTGDDGRARLTAKDRETYGLLSDAELYSRLLEAKAANPDVIGYLSIPGTDLHEPVVQTTDNVNYLTHAADGDADARGAIFADYRSPRYAGDSSRATLLHGHNVRDGSMFGVLASYGDADFWAAHPFIQYVDAAGNGGTWLVYSARVADGSDDAFAFPVMRPYSDRIARWADRSILDPGFRPDPAGRTLTLSTCAYHVEDGKLLVHAELID from the coding sequence ATGGCAACACGCACGCTCACCACGCGCGCACTCCTTGCCCTCGTGCTGTTCTGCGGGTCGGCGGTCGGCCTGCCTGGCACGGCTTCGGCGGCCACCGTGTCGACGGGCGGCGCGGGGACGTCGTACTACGACGCATACTATTCGGGCTCATGGCACGATCTCCAGACGCCGCCCCACACAGTCGACGGGCAGGTTGCCTACTGTCTCGAGCAGGCGAAGGACTTCCCCCTCAACAACTCGACGTACGGCCTGTTCGACGCGGCCGCGCTCTACAACTTCAATACGTACGTTGGTCTGCAGTCCATTCTTCACCGGGGGTACCCGTACGTGACCCCGGCCGGCCTGACCGAGACGCAGGCGCGCTACGCCACCGCGAACGCCATCCGTGCGTGGATGCGCGAGGCGGCCGGCGTCGGATACGTGTTCATGGACATGAGCACATACACGCAGGACGCTGCGACGTGGTCGCGGTTACGGCCCGCTCCGGGTCTCGCAGGATCTGAGCAGATGTTCCGCTGGACAATCGACCTGGTGACGGGGGCGCGGAGCCGGGTCCTTCCGGCCCGGAGCGTGAGCGCCGCGGCCGTCACGCTCCGGCCGAACGCGGACTACACGCGGCTTGTCGGCCAGACGACGGTGTCGTTCAACGACCTCAACGGTTATTACACGGTCGCTGCGCCCGCCGGGGTCACCGTCACCGGCTACACGAGCTATGCCGGAGACGTGCTCACTGTCTCCGTGCCCTGCACCGCAGCCTGGATCGGCCGCTCGGTCTCGCTCACCCTCTACGGGTACGACAGCCGTGTGCCGGCCAACATCTTCTACTACGCCCCCGGTTCTTCGACCTACCAGCGCGTTGTATCCGCCCAGGCCGCCAGCTTCCAGGTCTCTGCTTCGGCCGCAGTTCCCGTTGGGTCCGGCTCCGGCGCTTTGCGGATCACCAAGACCGATGTGGTCGATGGCGCGCCGCTGGACGGCGCTGTCTTCGAGCTCCTTTGGAACAGCACCGTCGTCGCTTCGGGCACGACGGACGCAGCGGGGGATCTCACGTTCACCGGGCTTGCCCCTGGCACCTGGACGGTCAGGGAGCAGACTGCTCCGCAGGGCTACCTGCTCGATGTGACGCCGCATTCAGTCACGGTGCCCGATGGCGGCACCGCTGCGCTTGGGCTCACGAACGAACGTGCCTTGCGGCCGGTCCGTGTGCTCAAGACAGGGGAGGATGGCGAACCTCTCGCAGGAGCGGTCTACGAGATCCGCGAGGCGGGGGGCAGCGTCGTCACCACTCTCACAACAGATACCGACGGCGCGGCTGAAAGCGAGCCTCTGCCGTTCGGCGACTACGAGCTCGTCGAGACGGTCGCCCCGCTCGGGCATGTGCTTGATCCCACCCCGTACGCGTTTTCCATCGACCGGACCACGCCGGTCACGCTCGAGATCTCGCGCACGGACGCCCGCACCCGTGGCACGGTCCGGATCGAGAAGCGCTCGGACGGGCAAGACGCACGGCTTCTGCCGGGCGCGGTCTACGAGATCTGGCGCGTGCGCGATACATCGCCGCTCGCCGCACCGTTCGATTCGGCCGAGGATCCGGCGGATCCAGCCGCGACGCTCACAACCGACGCCCAGGGCGTCGCACGATCCGAACCGCTCGAGTACGGGTGCTACTACGCGGTCGAGACGACCGCGCCTGTCGGCCACGCGCTCAATCCCACGCGTCACTTCTTTGAGATCCGCGAGGACGAGGCCGTGATCTCCCTTGAGCTCACTGACGACGTTCTGCCGGTGAACCATGGCGGGGTGATGCTGCGGTACCGGAACATCTGGGATGGCACGGAGATCGCCAAAGCGTGGGGCTACAACGCTGAGATCGGCACCGAGTACATGCCGCGTGTCCGGGCCGAAGGCCTCGACAAGATGCCGATCGAGGGCTTCTCGTACGTGACAGCCGACTACGCACCCTATACCGAGCTCGTCGACGGCAAGCTGCTGGTCACGTACTGGTACCGGCAGACCCTCTCCGGGGGCTGGCTGAAGGTGCGCACCGGCGATGACGGCCGGGCGCGGCTCACTGCGAAAGACCGCGAGACCTACGGGCTGCTCTCGGATGCCGAGCTCTACTCCCGGCTCCTCGAGGCGAAGGCTGCGAACCCGGACGTGATCGGCTACCTCTCGATACCCGGCACCGACCTCCATGAGCCGGTGGTGCAGACGACGGACAACGTGAACTACCTCACACACGCGGCGGATGGCGATGCCGATGCGCGGGGCGCGATCTTCGCCGACTACCGCTCGCCGCGCTATGCGGGCGACAGCTCGCGGGCGACGCTGCTCCACGGTCACAACGTGCGGGACGGCTCGATGTTTGGCGTTCTCGCCTCATATGGGGACGCGGACTTCTGGGCGGCTCATCCCTTCATCCAGTACGTTGATGCAGCCGGCAACGGCGGGACGTGGCTCGTCTACTCGGCGCGTGTGGCCGATGGCTCCGACGACGCGTTCGCGTTCCCAGTCATGCGGCCGTACTCGGATCGCATTGCGCGCTGGGCGGATCGCTCGATTCTGGATCCAGGTTTCCGGCCGGATCCTGCCGGACGTACGCTCACGCTCTCCACGTGCGCGTATCACGTTGAGGACGGCAAGTTGCTAGTGCATGCCGAGCTGATCGACTAG
- a CDS encoding DEAD/DEAH box helicase, which translates to MDVFELRERLVGDFSEYAKSFMNIADDRIHELVDTKLEEGLLWPDPKVQLNPAFERGGSVDDLVNAGILHSECSRIFRRSKTPGTGQGSFGEQMHLHRHQDDAIRVARSAENYVLTTGTGSGKSLAYIIPIVDHVLRRGSGKGIQTVIVYPMNALANSQFGELEKFLKHGYPPGGEPVTWRRYTGQESDEERREIIANPPDILLTNYVMLELILTRPDEGNLVKAMRGLQFLVFDELHTYRGRQGSDVAMLMRRVREACESPTLQHVGTSATLAGEGTVAAQKVEVARLATTLFGATVKPECVIGETLRRATSGSPTAAELGARLGAGVTAPTTYEAFAADPLAAWIETTLGLAEEPGTGVIIRQTPRNVGEAAALLAEQSSVSEARCAEAIRDCLMTGYHVHDPDTDSPVFAFRLHQFISRGDTVYATLEPPESREITTEPQRFAPSSRAKVLMPLAFCRECGQEYYVAQLESHPDDQDRIVKREMRDREKTDSIRPGYLYVSTTAPWPDDDEEELVDLVPQTWTEEHNGATRLKRHYRDQLPKRVYVNGDGTLGEGGTEAWFVPAPFRFCLKCGVAHSSNIRSDFGKLATLGTEARSTATTILAITALRNLRADESLSPKARKLLSFSDNRQDAALQAGHFNDFVEVGLLRSGLYHAALNAGEEGLGHQELTMSVMHAMGLTPMDYAAAPEAKFAAERRAREALLDVIGYRLYRDMQRGWRLTSPNLEQCGLLRVEYEDLAELCADEESWAGCHEALLKAAPELREEVSKALLDHMRRVLAIKVQFLDPNRLEQMKSQSYTNLCDPWDFSTENLEYATVVFPRTRSKADDRSYEFVSGRSGFARYISQNGKLGGGEPLSRDDCQLIIGQMLNVLASAGLVEQVIDAERDEDVPGYQLQSAAMRWIPGDGTTPAHDPVRVPRLPAEGARVNEFFVDYYRTKASTLKDMRAAEHTAQVLSEERERREEAFREAKLPLLFCSPTMELGVDISELNCVNMRNVPPTPANYAQRSGRAGRSGQPALVFTYCSAGSPHDQYFFRRPEEMVSGQVTPPRLDLSNEDLLRAHVHSIWIHEAGLALGRSLGKVLDVEGDTPSLEVLPAVLEKLENSTAASRTIERARRVLDSIPVEMLPADWNAEQWLGGVVRALPRDFQDACDRWRELYRAAMAQQARANRTMLDASSSQKDKNSAKAARAEAEAQLGLLLASNDRIMQSDFYSYRYFASEGFLPGYNFPRLPLSAFIPGRRGGRGTDEFLSRPRFLAISEFGPNAYVYHEGLRYQIVKAVLPVEAEGTGTERILKRSIKLCSECGYLHPIEQIAPDTCASCGAELPAPVDQLFRLTNVGTRRRDRINSDEEERQRQGFELTTAFCFAEREGELSKRTAVASAGGEPIADLAYGHSATLWRMNLGLRRRKDQAVKGFLIDIDSGMWAKSEEVEDTADKNETEPQAKRTERVVPYVEDRRNCLVFTPTDEWDPTMMASLAAALKSAIQVTYQLEDSELAVEPLPDRAGRRALLFYEAAEGGAGVLRRLVEDPTALPRVAARALELCHFDPTGKDMGHARGAKEPCTAACYDCLMSYYNQPDHELLDRFQIAELLVQLSQSTIDVSPNALPREEHFERLMRLTDSSLERKWLETLRDASLRLPTGAQPLVEAAGTRPDFLYREHSVAIFIDGPVHDDETTAADDSVKRDALDDLGYTVIVFRYDDDWPAILKRFPEVFGGSR; encoded by the coding sequence GTGGACGTATTTGAACTGCGCGAGCGACTCGTTGGCGACTTCTCGGAGTATGCCAAAAGCTTCATGAACATCGCGGATGACCGCATCCACGAGCTCGTCGATACCAAGCTCGAAGAGGGTCTTCTCTGGCCCGACCCCAAGGTTCAGCTGAACCCGGCATTCGAGCGCGGCGGCAGCGTCGATGACCTGGTGAACGCAGGCATCCTCCACTCCGAGTGCTCACGCATCTTCCGCCGCAGCAAGACCCCCGGCACTGGCCAGGGCTCTTTCGGTGAGCAAATGCATCTCCACCGTCACCAGGACGATGCGATTCGGGTTGCACGCAGCGCCGAGAACTACGTCCTGACTACGGGTACCGGGTCCGGCAAAAGCCTCGCCTACATCATCCCGATTGTTGACCACGTGCTGCGTCGCGGGAGCGGCAAGGGCATCCAGACAGTCATCGTCTACCCCATGAATGCACTGGCGAACAGCCAGTTTGGCGAACTTGAGAAGTTCCTGAAGCACGGCTATCCGCCAGGCGGCGAACCGGTGACATGGCGGCGATACACAGGCCAGGAGTCCGACGAGGAGCGGCGTGAGATCATCGCGAATCCTCCCGACATCCTGCTCACCAACTACGTGATGCTCGAACTCATCCTGACCCGTCCCGACGAAGGCAACCTCGTCAAGGCGATGCGTGGACTGCAGTTCCTCGTATTCGACGAGCTCCACACATATCGGGGGCGCCAGGGCTCTGACGTGGCAATGCTCATGCGCCGCGTGCGCGAGGCATGCGAGTCGCCCACACTCCAGCACGTCGGGACATCGGCAACGCTTGCCGGCGAGGGCACCGTGGCGGCGCAGAAGGTCGAGGTAGCGCGGCTCGCGACGACGCTCTTCGGCGCTACAGTCAAACCTGAATGCGTCATCGGGGAGACCCTGCGGCGAGCCACATCGGGTTCTCCGACGGCAGCAGAACTCGGTGCCCGTCTCGGCGCCGGCGTCACCGCCCCGACGACCTACGAGGCGTTTGCGGCGGACCCGCTCGCTGCCTGGATCGAGACCACGCTCGGCCTGGCGGAGGAGCCAGGGACCGGCGTTATCATCCGCCAGACACCGCGAAACGTGGGCGAGGCCGCGGCACTGCTCGCCGAGCAGAGCTCGGTGTCCGAAGCACGCTGCGCGGAGGCGATCCGTGACTGCCTGATGACCGGCTACCACGTCCACGACCCCGACACCGACAGCCCGGTGTTCGCGTTCCGTCTCCATCAGTTCATCAGCCGCGGGGACACCGTCTACGCGACACTCGAACCGCCAGAATCGCGCGAGATCACGACGGAGCCACAGCGCTTCGCACCGAGTTCACGCGCAAAGGTTCTCATGCCCCTCGCGTTCTGCCGTGAGTGTGGCCAGGAATACTATGTCGCGCAGCTCGAATCTCATCCGGACGACCAGGATCGCATCGTCAAGCGGGAGATGAGGGACCGCGAGAAGACCGATTCCATCAGGCCGGGCTATCTCTACGTGAGCACCACGGCGCCCTGGCCCGATGACGATGAAGAGGAGCTGGTGGACCTCGTTCCGCAGACGTGGACCGAGGAACACAACGGCGCAACCCGCCTCAAGCGACACTATCGGGACCAGCTCCCCAAGCGCGTCTACGTGAACGGCGACGGCACTCTCGGCGAAGGCGGCACCGAGGCATGGTTCGTCCCAGCACCCTTCCGGTTCTGCCTCAAGTGCGGCGTCGCGCACAGCTCCAACATCCGCTCGGACTTCGGTAAGCTGGCCACCCTCGGCACAGAGGCTCGGAGCACGGCGACGACCATTCTCGCCATCACCGCGCTTCGCAATCTCCGAGCGGACGAGTCCCTCAGCCCCAAGGCCCGCAAGCTCCTGAGCTTCTCCGACAACCGCCAGGACGCCGCGCTCCAAGCGGGTCACTTCAATGACTTCGTCGAGGTGGGCCTGCTTCGCTCGGGTCTCTACCACGCCGCGCTGAATGCTGGCGAGGAGGGCCTCGGCCATCAGGAGCTCACCATGAGCGTGATGCACGCCATGGGCCTCACGCCGATGGACTACGCCGCCGCGCCTGAGGCCAAGTTCGCCGCCGAGCGCCGCGCTCGCGAAGCTCTGCTCGACGTGATTGGCTACCGCCTCTACCGCGACATGCAGCGCGGCTGGCGTCTGACTTCACCGAACCTCGAGCAGTGCGGGTTGCTCCGCGTCGAGTACGAGGACCTCGCGGAGCTGTGCGCCGACGAGGAATCCTGGGCGGGCTGCCATGAGGCGCTTCTGAAAGCAGCACCTGAGCTGCGCGAAGAAGTCTCCAAAGCCCTGCTCGATCACATGCGGCGCGTGCTCGCCATCAAGGTCCAATTCCTCGACCCCAATCGGCTCGAGCAGATGAAGTCGCAGTCCTACACGAACCTGTGCGACCCCTGGGACTTCAGCACTGAGAACCTCGAATACGCGACTGTCGTGTTCCCGCGCACTCGGAGCAAGGCCGACGATCGATCCTATGAGTTCGTCTCAGGGCGATCCGGTTTTGCGCGCTATATCTCGCAGAACGGCAAACTCGGCGGAGGCGAGCCCCTCTCCCGAGATGACTGCCAGCTGATCATCGGCCAGATGTTGAATGTTCTCGCCAGCGCCGGTCTCGTTGAGCAGGTTATCGATGCCGAACGGGACGAAGACGTTCCCGGGTATCAGCTTCAATCAGCGGCCATGCGCTGGATTCCGGGCGATGGAACCACGCCCGCCCATGACCCAGTGCGCGTGCCGCGGCTGCCTGCGGAAGGCGCGCGGGTCAACGAGTTCTTCGTGGATTACTACCGCACCAAGGCATCCACTCTCAAGGACATGCGTGCCGCCGAGCACACAGCGCAGGTCCTGAGCGAGGAGCGCGAGCGCCGCGAAGAGGCGTTTCGTGAGGCGAAGCTTCCGCTGCTGTTCTGCTCGCCCACGATGGAGCTGGGCGTGGATATCTCCGAGCTCAACTGCGTCAACATGCGCAACGTGCCGCCGACACCGGCGAACTACGCCCAGCGTAGCGGGCGCGCGGGACGAAGCGGTCAGCCGGCGCTGGTGTTCACCTACTGCTCGGCTGGCAGCCCGCACGACCAGTACTTCTTCCGTCGGCCGGAGGAGATGGTCTCCGGGCAGGTGACTCCGCCTCGATTGGACCTGTCGAACGAGGATCTTCTCAGGGCTCACGTCCACTCGATCTGGATACACGAGGCTGGCCTCGCATTGGGTCGCTCGCTCGGAAAGGTGCTCGATGTCGAGGGCGACACACCGTCCCTCGAAGTGCTGCCAGCGGTCCTGGAGAAGCTCGAGAACAGTACCGCCGCGTCGCGAACCATAGAACGCGCTCGCCGTGTGCTCGATTCCATCCCCGTGGAGATGCTGCCGGCCGACTGGAACGCCGAGCAGTGGCTGGGCGGGGTCGTTCGAGCGCTGCCGCGCGATTTCCAGGATGCGTGCGACCGGTGGCGTGAGCTCTATCGCGCCGCCATGGCGCAACAGGCCCGGGCCAACCGCACAATGCTCGACGCGTCGAGCTCGCAGAAGGACAAGAACAGCGCCAAGGCCGCTCGAGCCGAGGCGGAGGCGCAGCTTGGTCTCCTGCTGGCCTCCAACGACCGCATCATGCAATCGGACTTCTACAGCTATCGCTACTTTGCGAGCGAGGGCTTCCTTCCGGGCTACAACTTCCCGCGTCTGCCGCTTTCCGCATTCATCCCAGGCAGGCGGGGAGGCAGGGGGACCGATGAGTTCCTGTCGCGGCCGCGCTTCCTGGCGATCTCGGAGTTTGGCCCCAACGCCTATGTCTACCACGAGGGCCTGCGCTACCAGATTGTGAAGGCGGTGCTGCCCGTTGAGGCCGAGGGCACAGGCACCGAGCGGATCCTGAAGCGGAGCATCAAGCTCTGCTCCGAATGCGGATACCTGCATCCCATCGAGCAGATTGCGCCGGACACCTGCGCCAGCTGCGGTGCTGAGCTGCCAGCGCCCGTCGACCAGCTCTTCCGGCTCACCAACGTGGGCACGCGCCGTCGCGATCGGATCAACAGCGACGAGGAGGAGCGTCAGCGCCAGGGATTCGAACTAACCACGGCGTTCTGCTTTGCCGAGCGCGAAGGGGAGCTCTCGAAGCGGACCGCGGTGGCCTCTGCAGGCGGGGAGCCCATCGCTGACCTTGCCTACGGCCATTCAGCAACACTGTGGCGCATGAATCTTGGGCTGAGGCGGCGCAAAGACCAGGCGGTCAAGGGCTTCCTCATCGACATCGATTCCGGGATGTGGGCCAAGTCGGAAGAGGTTGAGGACACCGCTGACAAGAACGAGACCGAGCCGCAAGCCAAGCGCACCGAGCGGGTCGTGCCTTACGTTGAGGATCGCCGGAACTGCCTGGTGTTCACACCGACCGATGAATGGGATCCGACGATGATGGCCTCGCTCGCTGCGGCGCTCAAGAGCGCTATCCAGGTCACTTATCAGCTCGAGGACTCGGAGCTCGCCGTAGAGCCTCTGCCGGATCGCGCGGGCCGGCGGGCCCTGCTCTTCTACGAGGCGGCCGAGGGTGGAGCAGGTGTCCTTCGCCGCTTGGTCGAAGACCCGACCGCGCTTCCCCGAGTCGCGGCGCGCGCGCTTGAGCTCTGCCATTTCGATCCCACCGGCAAGGACATGGGACACGCGCGTGGCGCCAAGGAGCCGTGCACGGCAGCCTGCTATGACTGTCTCATGTCCTACTACAACCAGCCGGATCACGAGCTCCTGGACCGTTTCCAGATCGCGGAGCTGCTCGTCCAGCTATCTCAGTCAACGATCGATGTCTCACCTAACGCGCTGCCACGTGAGGAGCACTTCGAGCGCCTGATGCGGCTCACGGATTCGAGTCTCGAGCGGAAGTGGCTTGAGACGCTGCGCGACGCCAGCCTGCGCCTTCCCACCGGTGCGCAGCCACTGGTCGAGGCGGCGGGGACTCGTCCGGACTTTCTCTACCGCGAGCACTCCGTCGCGATCTTCATTGACGGACCGGTTCACGATGATGAGACCACCGCGGCAGATGATTCGGTCAAGCGCGATGCCCTCGACGACCTCGGCTACACCGTGATCGTGTTCCGCTACGACGATGATTGGCCCGCAATCCTCAAGCGATTCCCCGAAGTCTTCGGAGGTTCCAGGTGA
- a CDS encoding helicase-related protein, with the protein MSFSVGALVRARNREWVVLPDSTDELLLLRPLGGTDEERAGVLTSLETVEPAAFGLPDPEKAGDFQSAKLLRDALRLGFRSGAGPFRSLGRIACEPRPYQLVPLLMALRQDPVRLLIADDVGIGKTIEAGLIAREMLDQGEVTRLSVICPPHLAEQWKRELSEKFHIDAELVLASTARRLERGLEHGESLFDRYPCTVVSLDFIKTDQHRDTFLRAAPELIIVDEAHTCAFGAQERGRMQRFELLQSLAKDSERHILLVTATPHSGKQNAFRSLLELLAPSLENMPDDLAGADNAVYRRELAKYLVQRRRGDIQRYLETDTAFPKRKDAELTYALSPEYHQLFEDAVAYARHSASKGGDQRTQRLRWWALVSLLRSIGSSPAAAAETLRNRAPGLDTENIDQLDELGRSMVLGFEEDETESSDVVLGAELDERVGFSSSERKQLRELADRAELLKGDKDPKLAGVVKIVKDLLKDGFNPIVFCYYIPTAEYVAEELRSRLPNKVAVEAVTGRLAPEGREARIEELAEHEQRVLVATDCLSEGVNLQNVFDAVVHYDMAWNPTTHEQREGRVDRYGQLNPEVRVVTYFGKDNPIDGIVLKVLIRKHKAIRDALGVSVPVPAGSETVVEAIFEGLVIREASGARGEQLQLDMAEFIKPKQMQLDAEWDAAEHREQHLRKTVFAQETIKPDEVAAKLSEVVDQLGSQAEVREFVISALKAAGARVTGVGVLSVDLREARIDLRDLIGRERESLEITFEDSAKPEQIYLHRTHPIVEAIATWVLDTALDDLAVGPAHRAGVMRTDAVSMRTTLLLTRYRFSVDVKRGDAERRLLAESSGMLAFRGSPASPEWLDADEIAALLAARPSGNVVGASESIRRVLDAYPGQLAAFVDADAGKRATALKSEYREMREAARLKGVNYRVTHLPPDVLGVYVFVPLTAGQVS; encoded by the coding sequence GTGAGCTTCTCTGTCGGCGCTCTCGTTCGTGCCCGCAATCGGGAGTGGGTCGTGCTACCCGATTCGACCGACGAGCTCCTTCTGCTCAGACCCCTCGGAGGCACCGACGAAGAGCGCGCCGGAGTGCTGACTTCCCTTGAGACTGTGGAGCCCGCCGCCTTCGGACTCCCGGATCCGGAGAAGGCTGGCGACTTCCAATCAGCCAAGCTGCTGCGCGACGCCCTGCGTCTCGGGTTCCGCTCCGGCGCCGGACCGTTCCGCTCGCTTGGGCGCATCGCGTGCGAGCCTCGGCCTTATCAGCTGGTGCCGCTGCTCATGGCGCTTCGACAGGACCCGGTCCGGCTGCTCATCGCCGACGACGTCGGCATCGGTAAGACCATCGAGGCAGGGCTCATCGCCCGGGAAATGCTTGACCAGGGGGAAGTAACGCGGCTCTCGGTCATCTGCCCTCCGCACCTAGCCGAGCAGTGGAAACGTGAGCTGTCCGAGAAGTTCCACATCGACGCCGAGCTCGTGTTGGCCTCCACTGCCCGTCGCCTGGAACGCGGTCTTGAGCACGGAGAGTCACTGTTCGACCGGTACCCATGCACCGTGGTATCTCTCGACTTCATCAAGACCGACCAGCACCGCGACACCTTCCTGCGTGCGGCACCGGAACTCATCATCGTGGACGAGGCACACACCTGCGCCTTCGGTGCCCAAGAGCGAGGCAGGATGCAGCGCTTCGAGCTGCTTCAGTCTCTTGCGAAGGATTCCGAGCGCCACATCTTGCTCGTGACCGCCACGCCCCACAGCGGCAAACAGAATGCGTTCCGCTCTCTACTTGAGCTGCTCGCGCCGTCGCTCGAGAACATGCCTGACGACCTCGCGGGCGCGGACAACGCTGTCTACCGACGAGAGCTCGCGAAGTACCTCGTCCAGCGGCGCCGAGGCGACATTCAGCGCTATCTCGAGACCGACACCGCGTTTCCCAAGCGCAAGGACGCCGAGCTCACCTACGCACTCTCGCCCGAGTACCATCAGCTCTTCGAAGACGCCGTGGCCTACGCGAGGCACAGCGCCAGCAAGGGTGGCGACCAGCGCACTCAGCGTCTGCGTTGGTGGGCGCTCGTCAGTCTCTTGCGGTCGATCGGGTCCTCGCCGGCTGCCGCTGCCGAGACGCTCCGCAACCGCGCTCCGGGTCTCGATACGGAGAACATCGATCAGCTTGACGAGCTGGGTCGCAGCATGGTGTTGGGCTTTGAAGAGGACGAGACCGAGTCCAGCGACGTGGTTCTGGGCGCTGAGCTCGACGAAAGGGTCGGCTTCAGCAGCTCCGAGCGCAAGCAGCTCCGTGAACTCGCAGATCGTGCTGAGCTGCTCAAGGGAGACAAGGACCCCAAGCTCGCCGGCGTCGTGAAGATCGTGAAGGACCTGCTGAAGGACGGCTTCAATCCCATCGTCTTCTGCTATTACATTCCGACTGCCGAGTACGTGGCCGAGGAGCTCCGATCGCGCCTGCCTAACAAGGTCGCGGTTGAGGCTGTCACCGGGAGGCTTGCACCCGAGGGTCGCGAGGCTCGCATCGAGGAGCTAGCCGAGCACGAGCAGCGCGTCCTCGTCGCCACCGATTGTCTGAGCGAGGGCGTGAACCTGCAGAACGTGTTCGACGCCGTTGTTCACTACGACATGGCGTGGAACCCCACCACACACGAACAGCGCGAGGGGCGGGTGGACCGCTACGGCCAGCTCAATCCCGAGGTGCGCGTGGTCACCTACTTCGGCAAGGACAACCCGATAGATGGAATCGTTCTGAAGGTGCTGATTCGCAAGCACAAGGCGATTCGCGATGCGCTCGGCGTGTCGGTACCGGTGCCCGCTGGATCCGAGACCGTCGTCGAGGCGATCTTCGAGGGCCTTGTCATCCGCGAGGCGAGTGGGGCGCGGGGCGAGCAGCTCCAACTCGACATGGCGGAGTTCATCAAGCCCAAGCAGATGCAGCTCGATGCCGAGTGGGACGCCGCCGAGCATCGCGAGCAGCACTTGCGCAAGACCGTCTTCGCACAGGAGACTATCAAGCCGGATGAGGTTGCTGCGAAGCTCTCAGAGGTGGTCGACCAACTAGGCTCCCAGGCGGAGGTTCGCGAGTTTGTGATTTCCGCGCTCAAAGCGGCCGGTGCACGCGTGACCGGCGTCGGCGTACTCTCGGTTGACCTACGCGAGGCAAGAATCGACCTCCGAGACCTCATCGGTCGTGAGAGGGAGAGTCTCGAGATCACCTTCGAGGACTCCGCCAAGCCAGAGCAGATCTACCTTCACCGCACTCACCCGATCGTCGAAGCCATCGCCACGTGGGTGCTCGATACCGCGCTGGACGATCTCGCCGTTGGGCCGGCGCACCGAGCCGGTGTGATGCGCACGGATGCGGTCTCTATGCGGACCACGCTTCTGCTCACGCGGTATCGATTCTCCGTTGATGTGAAGCGTGGAGATGCCGAGCGCCGCCTGCTTGCAGAGAGTTCGGGCATGCTCGCATTTCGTGGCTCACCAGCATCGCCTGAATGGCTTGATGCAGATGAGATCGCCGCGCTGCTGGCAGCGAGACCATCCGGCAACGTTGTAGGCGCGAGCGAGTCGATCCGCCGAGTGTTGGATGCCTACCCCGGCCAGCTGGCGGCCTTCGTGGATGCCGATGCGGGGAAGCGGGCCACGGCGCTCAAGTCGGAGTACCGCGAAATGCGCGAGGCCGCTCGCCTGAAGGGCGTTAACTACCGAGTCACCCATTTGCCGCCGGATGTGCTGGGTGTCTACGTGTTTGTCCCGCTGACCGCCGGGCAGGTGAGCTAG